From one Cyanobacteriota bacterium genomic stretch:
- a CDS encoding YajQ family cyclic di-GMP-binding protein translates to MSTYSFDIVSDFDRQELVNAIDQTDREIKSRYDLKDTQTTLELSETAIIVNTDSEFTLNAIHTILQTKAAKRNLSLKIFDYGKVESASGNRVRQEITLKKGISPELGKKISKLIRDEFKKVQASIQGDAVRVSAKSKDDLQAVIQRLKQEDFPVALQFTNYR, encoded by the coding sequence ATGTCTACCTATTCCTTCGATATTGTGAGTGACTTTGACCGTCAAGAGCTGGTTAATGCAATAGATCAAACCGATCGAGAAATTAAAAGTCGCTATGACCTCAAAGATACCCAAACCACCTTAGAACTCAGTGAAACCGCTATAATCGTCAACACCGATAGCGAATTTACCCTCAATGCCATTCATACCATCCTGCAAACCAAGGCTGCCAAGCGCAACCTCTCGCTCAAAATTTTTGACTATGGCAAAGTGGAATCTGCCAGTGGTAACCGTGTGCGCCAAGAAATCACTCTGAAAAAGGGCATCAGTCCAGAACTGGGGAAGAAAATTTCCAAGCTGATTCGGGATGAATTTAAGAAAGTCCAAGCCTCTATCCAAGGTGATGCTGTGCGGGTATCAGCCAAATCTAAGGACGACTTGCAAGCTGTCATTCAGCGCTTGAAACAGGAAGATTTTCCCGTTGCTCTGCAATTCACGAATTATCGCTAG
- a CDS encoding TPM domain-containing protein: MHSFPQHFLMQRITAMRVLTLIVLSVVMLVLQVVASVAPAYATGAYDFLPPAANEWVVDQADILSRLSQNRINSLMSEVSQKTGNQVHIVTVHRLDYGETIDSLASQLFEQWFPTPEAQANQVLLVLDNVTNTSAIRVGEAAAARLTAAIAESVAQETLLVPIRKGNYNQALLDASNRIALVLMGKPDPGAPVVADNVQVEGTFADSTATKKNKTSSTVWVIGLLVAATVIPMATYYFYLYLQSQS, from the coding sequence ATGCATAGCTTCCCTCAGCATTTCTTAATGCAACGAATTACTGCCATGCGAGTGCTAACCCTGATCGTCCTGTCGGTTGTGATGCTTGTCTTGCAAGTGGTTGCTAGTGTGGCACCAGCCTATGCAACTGGTGCCTATGATTTTCTGCCACCAGCCGCTAACGAATGGGTAGTTGACCAAGCAGATATTTTGAGCCGCTTGAGCCAAAACCGCATTAATAGTTTGATGTCCGAGGTATCTCAGAAAACTGGTAACCAAGTGCACATTGTTACAGTACATCGCTTAGACTATGGCGAAACCATAGATAGCCTCGCGAGTCAGCTATTCGAGCAGTGGTTTCCTACACCAGAAGCACAGGCTAACCAAGTGTTGCTGGTTCTGGATAACGTTACGAACACCAGTGCTATCCGGGTAGGTGAGGCGGCAGCGGCGCGACTGACTGCTGCGATCGCCGAAAGTGTTGCCCAGGAAACATTACTGGTGCCGATTCGCAAGGGGAACTATAATCAAGCCCTGCTAGATGCCAGCAATCGTATTGCTTTGGTGTTGATGGGCAAACCTGATCCAGGTGCACCTGTAGTGGCTGACAACGTACAAGTAGAGGGCACTTTTGCTGACTCAACGGCTACCAAGAAGAACAAAACAAGCTCGACAGTCTGGGTGATTGGCTTGCTAGTAGCAGCGACAGTCATTCCTATGGCAACCTATTATTTCTACCTTTACCTCCAGTCTCAGAGTTAG
- a CDS encoding MAPEG family protein: MTVLGLSAPGIFLYAIVAAAALIYFPYGIVAYGRFRVGYDPGAPRACFDKLPDYAKRANWAHQNSFETFMVFTAAALMAYITNQTGSASVWAAIAYVVSRFFYCLFYIANVPIGRSLMFGIGSACVIILFTASLRSIA; the protein is encoded by the coding sequence ATGACTGTTTTGGGTTTATCAGCTCCTGGCATTTTCCTCTATGCGATCGTCGCAGCGGCTGCTCTGATTTATTTTCCCTATGGAATTGTGGCCTATGGCCGGTTCCGAGTTGGGTATGACCCTGGTGCACCCCGTGCCTGCTTTGACAAACTGCCGGACTATGCCAAGCGGGCCAACTGGGCACATCAGAACTCCTTTGAAACCTTTATGGTATTTACGGCGGCTGCCTTGATGGCCTATATTACAAATCAAACAGGGTCAGCTTCAGTATGGGCCGCGATCGCTTACGTAGTTTCTCGATTTTTCTACTGTCTGTTTTACATTGCGAATGTGCCCATAGGGCGATCCTTAATGTTTGGAATTGGCTCTGCCTGCGTGATTATTTTATTTACTGCTAGTTTGCGATCTATCGCCTAA